In Pseudoduganella albidiflava, a single window of DNA contains:
- a CDS encoding HAD-IIIA family hydrolase — protein sequence MARKQFDLIVFDWDGTLMDSTATIVKSIQSAARDLGLPIPSREAASHVIGLGLSEAMQKVLGPEVDSKYYPRMVERYRYHYLTKDHELTLFDGVPELLTELSQQGYFLAVATGKSRVGLNRALNAAKLLTTFHATRCADETFSKPHPAMLQELTRELGQDMRRTVMIGDTSHDLMMAQNAGAAGIAVEYGAHPVDQLTACRPVFSAKNVPELHQWLNANA from the coding sequence ATGGCAAGAAAGCAATTTGACCTGATCGTCTTCGACTGGGATGGCACGCTGATGGACAGCACGGCCACCATCGTGAAAAGCATCCAGTCCGCGGCCAGGGACCTGGGCCTGCCGATTCCTTCGCGGGAGGCGGCATCCCACGTGATCGGCCTGGGCCTGTCGGAAGCCATGCAGAAAGTGCTGGGTCCGGAGGTAGACTCGAAGTACTACCCGCGCATGGTCGAACGCTACCGTTACCACTACCTGACCAAGGACCATGAACTGACGCTGTTCGACGGCGTGCCGGAATTGCTCACCGAACTGTCGCAGCAGGGCTATTTCCTGGCCGTGGCCACCGGCAAGAGCCGCGTGGGCCTGAACCGCGCGCTGAACGCGGCAAAGCTGCTGACCACGTTCCACGCCACGCGCTGCGCCGATGAAACGTTTTCCAAGCCGCACCCGGCCATGCTGCAGGAATTGACCCGTGAACTGGGCCAGGACATGCGCCGCACCGTGATGATCGGCGACACCTCGCACGACCTGATGATGGCGCAGAACGCCGGGGCGGCCGGCATCGCCGTCGAGTATGGCGCCCACCCGGTCGATCAGCTGACCGCCTGCCGCCCGGTCTTTTCGGCGAAGAACGTGCCGGAATTGCACCAGTGGCTGAACGCCAACGCCTGA
- a CDS encoding Rieske (2Fe-2S) protein, with protein MAVNTDILICAADAVLDNGKGVRFPVLAGGQPATGFVIRHGGKAYAYLNRCAHVPIELDWNEGDFFESSGLYLMCSTHGAVYIPSSGQCAGGPCRGGRLRPVALAERDGNLYWQPDDYIRPPTTPT; from the coding sequence CTGGCCGTGAACACCGACATCCTGATCTGCGCCGCCGACGCCGTGCTCGACAACGGTAAGGGCGTGCGCTTTCCCGTACTGGCCGGCGGCCAGCCGGCCACGGGCTTCGTGATCCGGCATGGCGGCAAGGCTTATGCCTACCTGAACCGGTGCGCCCACGTGCCGATCGAGCTGGACTGGAACGAAGGCGATTTCTTTGAATCCAGCGGCTTGTACCTGATGTGCTCCACGCACGGCGCCGTGTATATTCCCAGCAGCGGCCAGTGCGCCGGAGGTCCGTGCCGCGGCGGCCGCCTGCGGCCGGTGGCGCTGGCCGAGCGCGATGGCAACCTGTATTGGCAACCGGACGATTACATCCGTCCCCCGACGACCCCGACATGA
- the rluC gene encoding 23S rRNA pseudouridine(955/2504/2580) synthase RluC, translating to MKDLERFSGKTTQKPRQSEAQSSPQTVLPQAQFVTIGEEEAGQRIDNYLLRICKGVPKSHVYRILRSGEVRVNKGRIDQLYRLVAGDVVRIPPVRIAEKPDNAAPAAEFPVIYEDAHLLVIDKPAGVAVHGGSGVSFGVIEQLRASRPDAKFLELVHRLDRETSGLLLLAKKRSALTSLHEQMRDGETDKRYLALATGDWKNKRQHVKAPLHKYTTGDGERRVAVMETGMPSHTVFSLLRKYREFALLEAELKTGRTHQIRVHLQSTGFPIAGDDKYGDFALNKALQKRAVPLKRMFLHAHQITFRHPESGKIMTLNAPLAPECEKFLVSLGQPDNSALQ from the coding sequence ATGAAGGACTTAGAGAGATTTTCTGGGAAGACAACCCAAAAGCCCCGCCAAAGCGAGGCCCAGTCTTCCCCCCAGACAGTCCTGCCACAAGCACAATTCGTGACGATCGGCGAAGAAGAGGCCGGACAGCGTATCGATAACTACTTGTTGCGTATTTGCAAAGGCGTACCGAAGAGCCACGTCTACCGCATCCTGCGCTCCGGTGAAGTGCGTGTGAACAAGGGCAGGATCGACCAGTTGTACCGCCTGGTGGCGGGCGACGTGGTGCGCATTCCACCCGTGCGTATCGCGGAGAAGCCGGACAATGCCGCGCCCGCCGCGGAATTTCCCGTCATTTACGAAGATGCGCACCTGCTCGTCATCGACAAGCCGGCCGGCGTGGCGGTGCATGGCGGCTCCGGCGTCTCGTTCGGCGTGATCGAGCAGCTGCGCGCCTCCCGGCCGGATGCGAAATTCCTGGAACTGGTGCACCGGCTGGACCGTGAAACGTCCGGCCTGCTGCTGCTGGCGAAAAAGCGTTCGGCGCTGACCAGCCTGCACGAGCAGATGCGCGACGGCGAAACGGACAAGCGTTACCTGGCGCTGGCCACCGGCGACTGGAAAAACAAGCGCCAGCACGTCAAGGCGCCGCTGCACAAATACACCACCGGCGATGGCGAGCGCCGCGTGGCCGTGATGGAAACGGGCATGCCGTCGCACACGGTGTTTTCGCTGCTGAGGAAATACCGCGAATTCGCGCTGCTCGAGGCGGAACTGAAAACCGGGCGCACGCACCAGATCCGCGTGCACCTGCAATCGACGGGTTTCCCGATCGCCGGCGACGACAAATACGGCGACTTCGCCTTGAACAAGGCGCTGCAAAAACGCGCGGTGCCGCTCAAGCGCATGTTCCTGCACGCGCACCAGATCACGTTCCGCCATCCCGAGAGCGGGAAAATCATGACCTTGAACGCGCCGCTCGCCCCCGAATGCGAAAAATTCTTGGTAAGCTTGGGCCAACCTGATAACTCTGCTCTGCAATAA
- the chrA gene encoding chromate efflux transporter, producing the protein MTPPSPSLSTALRYWLKLGFISFGGPAGQIALMHAELVERRRWISEQRFLHALNYCMLLPGPEATQLAVYIGWLLHRARGGILAGTLFVLPSLLILIGLSWIYLAFGDVPAIAAVLYGIKPAVVALVLAATWRIGRRTLKNGLLAALACAAFAAIMLGVPFPAVVLVAAMLGWLGGRLRPAAFAPGMPGHGKAAASHGPAVIDDDTPTPPHARFGWRKLLATSAAGVALMGGSWLAVASATGLYNPLAQMGWFFTKAALLTFGGAYAVLPYVYQGGVETHGWLTPAQMIDGLALGETTPGPLIMVNAFVGFVGGWTHQVLGGPTASGVAGAVVAAWFTFVPSFIFILAGGPLVEATRGNIRMTAPLTAISAAVVGVIASLAVFFGEQVFLAGARPDWAAIAIATVAAWALLRWQTGPVKLLAACAMAGLVLHYANGINGLLNPG; encoded by the coding sequence ATGACGCCACCATCGCCCTCCCTGTCCACCGCGCTGCGCTACTGGCTGAAGCTGGGCTTCATCAGCTTTGGCGGACCGGCCGGGCAGATCGCCCTGATGCATGCCGAGCTTGTCGAGCGGCGCCGCTGGATTTCCGAGCAGCGCTTCCTGCATGCGCTGAATTACTGCATGCTGCTGCCGGGGCCGGAAGCAACCCAGCTGGCCGTCTACATCGGCTGGCTGCTGCACCGGGCGCGCGGCGGCATCCTGGCCGGCACGCTGTTCGTGCTGCCATCGCTGCTGATCCTGATCGGACTTTCCTGGATCTACCTGGCCTTCGGCGACGTGCCGGCGATTGCCGCGGTGCTGTACGGTATCAAGCCGGCCGTCGTGGCGCTGGTGCTGGCCGCCACCTGGCGCATCGGCCGGCGCACGCTGAAGAACGGCCTGCTGGCCGCCCTCGCCTGCGCGGCCTTCGCCGCCATCATGCTGGGCGTGCCCTTCCCCGCCGTGGTGCTGGTCGCCGCCATGCTTGGCTGGCTGGGCGGGCGGCTGCGGCCGGCGGCGTTCGCCCCCGGCATGCCCGGCCATGGCAAGGCGGCGGCCAGCCATGGCCCCGCCGTGATCGACGACGACACGCCGACACCGCCCCATGCCCGCTTCGGCTGGCGCAAGTTGCTGGCCACGTCCGCAGCCGGCGTCGCCCTCATGGGCGGCAGCTGGCTCGCGGTGGCGTCCGCCACCGGCCTGTACAATCCGCTCGCGCAGATGGGCTGGTTCTTCACCAAGGCGGCGCTGCTGACCTTCGGCGGCGCCTATGCGGTGCTGCCCTATGTCTACCAGGGCGGCGTGGAAACACATGGCTGGCTGACGCCGGCCCAGATGATCGACGGCCTGGCGCTGGGCGAAACCACGCCCGGCCCGCTGATCATGGTGAATGCCTTCGTGGGCTTCGTGGGCGGCTGGACCCACCAGGTGCTGGGCGGTCCGACAGCCTCCGGCGTGGCCGGGGCGGTGGTGGCCGCATGGTTCACGTTCGTGCCGTCGTTCATCTTCATCCTGGCCGGCGGCCCGCTGGTGGAGGCCACGCGCGGCAATATCCGCATGACGGCGCCGCTGACGGCGATCTCGGCGGCCGTGGTCGGCGTGATCGCCAGCCTGGCCGTGTTCTTCGGCGAACAAGTCTTCCTGGCCGGCGCCCGCCCGGACTGGGCGGCGATCGCGATCGCCACGGTGGCCGCGTGGGCGTTGCTGCGCTGGCAAACCGGCCCCGTAAAGCTGCTCGCGGCCTGTGCGATGGCTGGCCTCGTGCTACATTACGCCAATGGAATCAATGGTTTATTGAATCCTGGTTAA
- a CDS encoding pseudouridine synthase: MSKLSLDRILQSQGFGTRKYCRALIEDGEVAVNGAIVDNYKTAIETDGLVLTVFEEEWRYREHVYIALYKPAGYECSRKPSHHPGVLTLLPEQFTWREVQPVGRLDHDTTGLLLISDDGPFIHAQSSPKRHVPKVYQATTAEPVTDALVAQMLSGVQLHDEPAPLAAQVCEPKGENQLEIVLEQGKYHQVKRMLAAAGNHCSALHRSAIGGLQLADLGLKEGEWCYLEAEQLGLLAG; this comes from the coding sequence ATGAGCAAATTATCGCTGGATCGCATCCTCCAATCCCAGGGTTTCGGCACCCGTAAATACTGCCGCGCGCTGATCGAAGACGGCGAAGTGGCCGTCAACGGCGCCATCGTCGACAACTACAAGACCGCCATTGAAACGGATGGGCTCGTGCTGACCGTCTTCGAGGAAGAATGGCGTTACCGCGAGCATGTGTATATCGCGCTGTACAAGCCGGCCGGCTACGAATGCTCGCGCAAGCCCAGCCACCATCCCGGCGTGCTGACCTTGCTGCCCGAACAATTCACCTGGCGCGAAGTGCAGCCGGTGGGCCGCCTCGACCATGACACCACGGGGCTGCTGCTGATCTCCGACGACGGCCCGTTCATCCACGCCCAATCGTCGCCAAAACGCCATGTGCCGAAGGTGTACCAGGCCACGACCGCCGAGCCGGTGACGGATGCGCTGGTCGCGCAGATGCTGTCCGGCGTGCAGCTGCATGACGAACCGGCGCCGCTGGCCGCCCAGGTGTGCGAACCGAAAGGCGAGAACCAGCTGGAAATCGTGCTGGAGCAGGGTAAGTACCACCAGGTCAAACGCATGCTGGCCGCCGCGGGCAACCATTGCAGCGCGCTGCACCGGTCGGCCATCGGCGGCTTGCAGCTGGCCGACCTGGGCTTGAAAGAGGGGGAGTGGTGTTACCTGGAGGCGGAGCAGCTGGGGTTGCTGGCGGGCTGA
- the moaA gene encoding GTP 3',8-cyclase MoaA, whose translation MTEKIIILADGRSRPPAIPSAIEAPTGEVRDRLARPLRDLRISITDRCNFRCVYCMPKEVFDKDYQYLPHSSLLTFEEITRVARQFVAHGVEKIRLTGGEPLLRKNIERLIEMLAALRTVDGKPLDLTLTTNGSLLARKAKALKEAGLQRVTVSLDAMDDATFRAMNDVDFAVSDVLEGIEAAHEAGLGPIKVNMVVKAGTNEQEILPMARHFHGTPHILRFIEFMDVGASNGWNMNDVIPSAEIVRRVGAELPLVQVDPNYTGETAARWRYADGGGEIGVISSVTQAFCRDCTRARLSTEGKLYTCLFATQGHDLRALLRGGHSDEELAAAVGALWQARGDRYSELRTINTDGLSGSGARKVEMSYIGG comes from the coding sequence ATGACCGAAAAAATCATCATCCTCGCCGACGGCCGCAGCCGGCCGCCGGCGATTCCCTCCGCCATCGAAGCGCCCACCGGTGAAGTGCGCGACCGCCTGGCGCGGCCGCTGCGCGACCTGCGCATCTCGATCACGGACCGCTGCAACTTCCGCTGCGTGTACTGCATGCCGAAGGAAGTCTTCGACAAGGATTACCAGTACCTGCCGCATTCCTCGCTGCTGACCTTCGAGGAAATCACGCGCGTGGCGCGCCAGTTCGTGGCCCATGGCGTGGAAAAGATCCGGCTGACGGGCGGCGAGCCGCTGCTGCGCAAGAACATCGAGCGCCTGATCGAGATGCTGGCCGCGCTGCGCACCGTCGACGGCAAGCCGCTCGACCTGACGCTGACCACCAACGGCTCGCTGCTGGCCCGCAAGGCGAAAGCCTTGAAGGAAGCGGGCCTGCAGCGTGTCACCGTGTCGCTGGATGCGATGGACGATGCCACGTTCCGCGCGATGAACGACGTGGATTTCGCCGTCTCCGACGTGCTGGAAGGCATCGAGGCGGCCCATGAGGCGGGGCTCGGCCCGATCAAGGTCAACATGGTGGTCAAGGCCGGGACCAACGAGCAGGAAATCCTGCCGATGGCGCGGCATTTCCATGGCACGCCGCACATCCTGCGGTTCATCGAATTCATGGACGTGGGCGCCTCCAACGGCTGGAACATGAACGATGTGATTCCCTCCGCCGAGATCGTGCGCCGCGTCGGCGCCGAATTGCCGCTGGTGCAGGTCGACCCGAACTACACCGGCGAAACGGCGGCGCGCTGGCGCTATGCCGATGGCGGCGGCGAGATCGGCGTGATTTCCAGCGTCACGCAGGCATTTTGCCGCGACTGCACGCGGGCGCGCCTGTCCACCGAGGGCAAGCTGTACACCTGCCTGTTCGCCACCCAGGGCCACGACTTGCGCGCGCTGCTGCGCGGCGGCCACAGCGACGAAGAACTGGCGGCCGCCGTCGGCGCGCTGTGGCAGGCGCGCGGCGACCGCTATTCGGAGCTGCGCACCATCAATACGGACGGGCTGTCGGGCAGCGGCGCGCGCAAGGTCGAGATGTCCTACATCGGCGGATAA
- a CDS encoding Rne/Rng family ribonuclease, with translation MKRMLFNATQQEELRVAIVDGQKLIDIDIETAGREQRKSNIYKGVITRIEPSLEACFVSYGEDRHGFLPFKEVARSYFREGIDVRNATIKDALREGQEIVVQVEKEERGNKGAALTSFISLAGRYLVLMPNNPRGGGVSRRVEGEERQELRETMDKLDLPQGMSVIARTAGIGRNVDELQWDLNYLMQLWRAIEGASKSASGAFLIYQESSLVIRAIRDYYQPDIGEILIDTDEIYEQAHQFMSHVMPDMVHRVKRYSDDVPLFSRFQIEHQIETAYSRTVPLPSGGAIVIDHTEALVSVDVNSARATRGSDIETTAFHTNCEAAEEVARQLRLRDLGGLIVIDFIDMEVAKNQREVEQRLKDALHHDRARVQMGKISRFGLMELSRQRLRPSLSEGSHVTCPRCSGTGHIRDTESSALQVLRIIQEEAMKENSAAIHVQVPVDVAAFLLNEKRGEVLKIENRHRITVILVPNKHLDTPHYKLERIKHDDPRLEESAASYTMAEQAETDMGFAKRQKEEQKPRQEAVVKTITPSQPAPIVDRTPAPVPVQPVAPPPVAVPAPAEKGFFAKLVSFFTGKTEEPAPPAAPAIVTKPAAVPAERADKNGRGQRARGPRGPKDREPGARDEAGKPATEARPARPPRPPREPREKLDKFADKGVDKVEAEGVVAAAVTPRAERGERPDRAERPQREPREPREARPPREPRELREARETKAQPAEAKADELALAATGVGPVGTGTGASVGVPAIAPAAAPSADAPSLVKSTGNAGPEGEELDGEGGDEPRRRRRRGGRNRNRREREGAEGEGIESADEFAGAAAEGDTIKAATESVVTEQVQVATREAALAPAETPAAVAQVEPVAAAVAAIEAVEHTPAAVEPVQQVAPAAEAPVSAEVTETKPADTTPVAIEPAEAEIVQAPVAEPLPVAAVQAPAAPVAIEPAEAEVVQAPAAEPLPVAAQAAAVPAEAAEPAAAPVAAEPAEAEVVDAPAAEPLPPATTAPAAVDVTPVVEAAVVIPAAAEIGTAEAVAAEDVATQPVPVTTAAELLAAQAPAPAPAPAPAPAPAPAPAPAPAPAAVAAAPADLQTILAAAGLQMAATDPAKLRAAQEAAAHEAAPVRVGRTRKPAPVVVEEPLVQVDTRR, from the coding sequence ATGAAACGCATGTTGTTCAACGCTACGCAGCAGGAAGAGCTGCGCGTAGCCATTGTCGATGGTCAGAAACTGATCGACATCGACATCGAAACCGCCGGACGCGAGCAACGCAAGTCCAATATCTACAAAGGCGTGATCACCCGCATCGAGCCGTCGCTGGAAGCCTGCTTCGTCAGCTATGGTGAAGACCGCCACGGTTTCCTCCCGTTCAAGGAAGTGGCACGCAGCTATTTCCGCGAAGGTATCGACGTGCGCAACGCCACCATCAAGGATGCGCTGCGCGAAGGCCAGGAAATCGTTGTCCAGGTGGAGAAGGAAGAGCGCGGCAACAAGGGCGCCGCCCTGACGTCGTTCATCTCGCTGGCCGGCCGCTACCTGGTGCTGATGCCGAACAACCCGCGCGGCGGCGGCGTGTCGCGCCGCGTCGAGGGCGAGGAGCGCCAGGAACTGCGCGAAACGATGGACAAGCTGGACTTGCCACAAGGCATGTCCGTGATCGCCCGCACCGCCGGCATCGGCCGAAACGTCGATGAACTGCAGTGGGACCTGAATTACCTGATGCAGCTGTGGCGCGCGATCGAAGGCGCGTCGAAATCGGCTTCCGGCGCCTTCCTGATCTACCAGGAATCGTCGCTCGTGATTCGCGCCATCCGCGATTACTACCAGCCCGACATCGGCGAGATCCTGATCGATACGGACGAGATCTACGAACAGGCCCACCAGTTCATGAGCCACGTGATGCCCGACATGGTGCATCGCGTCAAGCGCTACAGCGACGACGTGCCGCTGTTCTCGCGCTTCCAGATCGAACACCAGATCGAAACGGCCTACAGCCGCACAGTACCGCTGCCATCCGGCGGCGCCATCGTGATCGACCACACCGAAGCCCTGGTGTCCGTGGACGTCAACTCGGCCCGCGCCACGCGCGGTTCCGACATCGAGACCACGGCCTTCCATACCAACTGCGAAGCGGCCGAGGAAGTGGCCCGCCAGTTGCGCCTGCGCGACCTGGGCGGCCTGATCGTGATCGACTTCATCGACATGGAAGTGGCGAAGAACCAGCGTGAAGTGGAACAGCGCCTGAAGGATGCGCTGCACCACGACCGTGCGCGCGTTCAGATGGGCAAGATTTCCCGCTTTGGCCTGATGGAACTGTCGCGCCAGCGCCTGCGCCCTTCGCTGTCCGAAGGCTCGCACGTGACGTGCCCGCGCTGCTCCGGCACCGGTCACATCCGCGATACCGAATCCTCCGCCCTGCAGGTGCTGCGCATCATCCAGGAAGAGGCGATGAAGGAAAACAGCGCCGCCATCCACGTGCAGGTGCCGGTCGACGTGGCCGCCTTCCTGCTCAATGAAAAGCGCGGCGAAGTGCTGAAGATCGAGAACCGCCACCGCATCACCGTGATCCTGGTGCCGAACAAGCACCTCGATACGCCGCACTACAAGCTCGAGCGCATCAAGCACGACGATCCGCGCCTGGAAGAATCGGCCGCCAGCTACACCATGGCCGAGCAGGCGGAGACCGACATGGGCTTCGCCAAGCGCCAGAAGGAAGAGCAGAAGCCGCGCCAGGAAGCCGTGGTGAAGACCATCACGCCAAGCCAGCCGGCCCCGATCGTCGACCGTACGCCTGCCCCGGTACCGGTGCAGCCGGTCGCTCCGCCGCCGGTGGCAGTACCGGCCCCGGCCGAAAAAGGCTTCTTTGCCAAGCTGGTTTCCTTCTTCACCGGCAAGACCGAGGAACCGGCACCGCCGGCTGCCCCGGCCATCGTGACGAAGCCCGCCGCCGTGCCGGCCGAGCGTGCCGACAAGAACGGCCGCGGCCAGCGTGCCCGTGGCCCGCGTGGTCCGAAAGACCGCGAACCGGGTGCCCGCGACGAGGCCGGCAAGCCGGCGACGGAAGCGCGCCCGGCCCGTCCGCCGCGCCCGCCACGCGAACCGCGTGAAAAGCTGGACAAGTTTGCCGACAAGGGTGTCGACAAGGTGGAAGCCGAAGGTGTCGTGGCAGCTGCCGTGACGCCACGCGCCGAGCGTGGCGAACGCCCGGACCGTGCCGAACGCCCGCAGCGCGAGCCGCGTGAACCGCGCGAAGCCCGTCCGCCGCGTGAACCGCGCGAATTGCGTGAAGCGCGCGAAACGAAAGCCCAGCCAGCCGAAGCCAAGGCCGATGAACTGGCGCTGGCCGCAACGGGCGTGGGTCCGGTCGGTACCGGCACGGGCGCCAGTGTCGGCGTGCCGGCCATCGCGCCTGCCGCTGCGCCGTCCGCCGACGCGCCGAGCCTGGTGAAATCCACCGGCAACGCGGGACCGGAAGGCGAGGAACTGGACGGCGAAGGCGGCGACGAGCCGCGCCGCCGCCGCCGCCGTGGCGGTCGCAACCGTAACCGCCGCGAACGTGAAGGCGCCGAAGGCGAAGGCATCGAGTCCGCCGACGAGTTTGCCGGCGCCGCCGCGGAAGGCGACACCATCAAGGCTGCCACCGAATCCGTGGTGACCGAGCAGGTGCAGGTCGCTACCCGCGAAGCAGCCTTGGCGCCGGCCGAAACGCCGGCGGCAGTTGCCCAGGTCGAGCCGGTGGCCGCCGCCGTCGCCGCGATCGAGGCGGTCGAGCACACGCCAGCCGCCGTGGAACCGGTGCAGCAGGTGGCTCCGGCTGCCGAGGCGCCCGTCAGCGCGGAAGTGACGGAAACGAAGCCGGCCGACACCACGCCGGTGGCCATCGAGCCGGCCGAAGCGGAAATCGTGCAGGCACCGGTTGCCGAGCCGCTGCCCGTGGCTGCTGTGCAAGCGCCTGCCGCGCCGGTGGCCATCGAGCCGGCCGAAGCGGAAGTCGTGCAGGCACCCGCCGCCGAACCGCTGCCCGTGGCAGCGCAAGCCGCCGCAGTACCAGCAGAAGCAGCGGAACCTGCGGCCGCCCCGGTAGCAGCCGAGCCGGCCGAAGCGGAAGTTGTCGACGCCCCGGCGGCCGAGCCGCTGCCGCCAGCCACGACCGCGCCTGCCGCCGTCGACGTGACGCCGGTGGTGGAAGCCGCCGTGGTGATCCCGGCTGCCGCCGAGATCGGCACTGCCGAGGCGGTCGCCGCCGAGGACGTGGCAACGCAACCGGTGCCGGTCACCACGGCAGCCGAGCTGCTGGCCGCGCAAGCGCCTGCTCCGGCTCCGGCTCCGGCCCCTGCTCCTGCTCCGGCTCCGGCTCCTGCCCCGGCTCCCGCTCCTGCCGCGGTTGCAGCGGCGCCGGCGGACCTGCAAACGATCCTGGCAGCCGCCGGCCTGCAAATGGCCGCGACGGACCCGGCCAAGCTGCGTGCCGCCCAGGAAGCGGCGGCACACGAAGCAGCGCCGGTGCGGGTGGGCCGCACGCGCAAGCCGGCGCCGGTGGTGGTGGAAGAGCCGCTGGTGCAGGTGGATACCCGACGCTGA
- a CDS encoding S49 family peptidase gives MSNDTPDTPGALPPDPARSDTPPIKWEREVLEKLVFATIKEQRANRRWSIFYKVALLLLVFFAIASYFEVNVFGGEGDVGRHTALIEIEGDIEAQGSGAAAVVIPALNKAFSDDGSVAVVLHINSPGGSPVQAGMIVDEIRRLREGYPEKPLYVVVDEICASGGYYIASAADRIYVNKASIIGSIGVLMDGFGFTGTMEKLGIERRLLTAGANKGFMDPFSPQSDKQKQHAQAMLNEIHQQFIETVRAGRGKRLQETPETFSGSFWTGARAIDMGLVDELGSVDSVARDVVKAEDIIDYTQHEGLPERVLKKFGAAVGSGAVKAAVAAGVPVIK, from the coding sequence ATGAGCAACGACACTCCAGATACGCCTGGCGCCCTGCCGCCAGATCCTGCCCGTTCGGACACACCGCCCATCAAGTGGGAACGCGAGGTGCTGGAAAAGCTCGTGTTCGCCACCATCAAGGAACAGCGCGCCAATCGCCGCTGGAGCATCTTCTACAAGGTGGCGCTGCTGCTGCTCGTCTTCTTTGCGATCGCCAGCTACTTCGAGGTCAATGTATTCGGCGGCGAAGGCGACGTCGGCCGGCACACGGCGCTGATCGAGATCGAGGGCGATATCGAAGCGCAGGGCAGCGGCGCGGCAGCGGTCGTGATCCCCGCGCTCAACAAGGCGTTTTCGGACGACGGCTCGGTTGCCGTGGTCCTGCACATCAACAGCCCCGGCGGCAGCCCCGTGCAGGCCGGCATGATCGTCGACGAAATCCGCCGCCTGCGCGAGGGCTATCCGGAGAAGCCGCTGTACGTGGTGGTCGATGAAATCTGCGCCTCGGGCGGCTACTACATCGCGTCCGCCGCCGACAGGATCTACGTGAACAAGGCCAGCATCATCGGCTCGATCGGCGTGTTGATGGATGGCTTCGGCTTCACCGGTACCATGGAAAAGCTGGGCATCGAGCGGCGCCTGCTCACGGCCGGCGCCAACAAGGGGTTCATGGATCCGTTCAGCCCGCAGTCGGACAAGCAGAAACAGCACGCCCAGGCGATGCTGAACGAAATCCACCAGCAATTCATCGAAACCGTGCGCGCCGGCCGCGGCAAGCGCCTGCAGGAAACGCCCGAGACCTTCTCCGGTTCGTTCTGGACCGGCGCGCGCGCCATCGACATGGGCCTGGTGGACGAGCTGGGCAGCGTGGACAGCGTGGCGCGCGACGTCGTCAAGGCTGAAGACATCATCGACTACACGCAACATGAAGGCTTGCCGGAGCGCGTGCTGAAGAAATTCGGTGCGGCGGTGGGCAGTGGCGCGGTGAAGGCCGCGGTCGCCGCCGGCGTGCCGGTCATCAAGTAA
- a CDS encoding class I SAM-dependent methyltransferase: MRDIDPDDMHPDFLKAIEKLCGNSDYVRGHLPRYMHTLRHMPTPSQFKDEQTRVLEIGTSFIFPPILLDLFKYSKVDVTHFLPGDKRVELQIPVPNDGRLLTAYNINLEEEALPVPDAQYDMVLFMEVIEHMERDPMHIMCEINRVLKDDGFIYITTPNSTSGRNVVKILNGFAPHFFMQYSKTKSLYRHNIEYDPRQVKAMLEAAGFRMLRFWTADNFEPKVPEILEKLESWGYSTANRGDNILGIAQKVGPPKERFPREIYF; encoded by the coding sequence ATGCGCGATATCGACCCCGACGACATGCATCCGGATTTCCTGAAGGCGATTGAGAAATTATGCGGTAACAGCGATTATGTGCGCGGGCATTTGCCGCGATATATGCATACGCTGAGGCATATGCCGACGCCCAGCCAGTTCAAGGATGAGCAGACACGCGTGCTGGAGATCGGCACGTCTTTCATATTTCCGCCGATTCTGCTGGACTTGTTCAAATACAGCAAGGTCGACGTAACGCATTTCCTGCCTGGAGATAAACGGGTGGAATTGCAGATCCCCGTGCCGAACGATGGAAGGCTGCTGACCGCCTACAATATCAATCTCGAGGAAGAGGCCCTGCCTGTCCCGGACGCGCAATATGACATGGTACTGTTCATGGAAGTGATCGAACACATGGAACGCGATCCCATGCATATCATGTGCGAAATCAACCGGGTCTTGAAGGACGACGGATTCATCTACATCACCACTCCCAACAGCACGTCGGGAAGAAATGTCGTGAAAATCCTCAATGGCTTCGCCCCGCATTTCTTCATGCAGTATTCCAAGACCAAGAGCTTGTACCGCCACAATATCGAATACGATCCCCGGCAGGTCAAGGCCATGCTGGAAGCGGCGGGATTCCGCATGCTCAGGTTCTGGACTGCCGATAATTTCGAGCCCAAGGTGCCTGAAATCCTGGAAAAACTGGAGAGCTGGGGGTATTCAACGGCGAACCGTGGCGACAATATCCTGGGGATTGCCCAGAAAGTAGGTCCGCCCAAGGAGCGCTTCCCGCGCGAGATCTACTTCTGA